TGATGGCAAGCGCGGTTACGAGCCAACCGTCGCGATGCATGCTTATGCGTTCATAGACCGGCTGGCAACGCACAAGCACGCCGAGCACGAACATCAATTGCCACGCGCACGGGTTGAAGTCCCATTGCGCGCCGTCGGCGATCGGCAGCATGCCGCCAACGGCCGGCGCGATCGCCCACAGTGCGAGGCTTCCCGCCAGCAGCAACCATGGTTTGCTGTGCGCGAGCGGCAGCACGGCCGGCACCGACAGCGCGAAGAACGCGTACATCGGCAGCACCGACGCGAGATACGGCTGGCGGCGGAACAGTAGCAGGTCGCCGAGCACGGGGGCGGGCGTGTCGAGCAGATCGTCGAGATCGGTGATCGCGAGATTCGGCGCATCGACGCGCAACGCGGTGAGTACGGCCGTGACGACGAGCATCAGCACCGCGGTAATCAGAAACGCGCGGTACAACTCGAGCGCGCGCTTCAGGAAGCGTTGCCGCGCGATCGCTTCGGTATGCCGCTCGGCGAGCGAGCGATATGCGGTCGCCGTCGCGAAGCCGCCGAGAAAAACGAATACTTCGGCGGCATCGCACATCGCGTACGTATGCAATGTGAAGCGCGACAGGATACTGCCGCCGATGTGATCGACGACGATCACGAGCAGGACGAGTCCGCGGAAGAAGTCGAGTTCGATCAGGCGGGAGGTGGGGGTTGGCATGGGGTGTATGGATAGCGCGCGTCTGTGTAAGCAGACAGGAGTGCCTGTGAGCCATGCATGCAAACATGTGGCGCATTGACAGACTCTGCGAATGACACGCGAGTTCCGGCCGCGCTCGTGCCCGATTGTTCGAAAGTGTTTCGAGGCATTACAGGTGTGCACTGCGAACGTGCGCGCGCGCCGCCGATTGCCATCGCCATCACCATCGCGAACGAAACACGAACGAAAAAGAGATAGCGTTTGGCGAAAACGGTTCGGAGGTTGGCCGAACCTGCTGGTGCTGTGTCTTTACGATGAGTGCCTCTTTGAAGCGAGGCTTGCTGGATTCGTAGCGCGCATTCGCTTTTTGTCACGCGACGACGACTGTCGTCGCTTTTTGTTTGAGCAGAAGCGAAATGCGTATCCGTTTTACCGCGTGTGCGATCGCCGCGGCTGCCGCCCTATCGGGGTGTGCAATCGCGCCGGGAATGCGAGTCGACACTCCGCACCAGGACTCCGCTCCGGGACAGCAGGGCGTGGCCGTCACAGAGATCACCCCAGAACTCGTGAGCCGTATCGGCAGCGATGCGCCGCCGATCGAGGCATCCGACGACGCAAGCGCACTGGTTGCCGCACCGCAGCCTTATCGTATTGGGGCAGCCGACGTGCTGTCGGTCATCGTATGGGACCACCCGGAACTCGTGGTGCCCAACCTGACGTACGACGTCGGCGCTACCAGCGGCGCGTTGCCCGTAAGTGTTGGTCTTGCCAGTCAATCCGTACCGGGTTTCGCTGTCGGGCATGATGGGACGATTCAGTTTCCTTATGTGCACCGTCTGCGCGTGGCCGGTCTGACTGAAACGGAAGCCCAGACGCTGCTCATCGGCCAGCTCAAGCCGTTTATTCGCGATCCTCAGATTTCTCTGCGCGTAGTCGGCTTTCGCAGCAAGAAGGTCTATGTGAACGGCGAAGTTCACGCCCCCGGACTCAAGCCCATCACCGATGTTCCGATGACGCTCGCGCAGGCGCTGCACGTGGCCGACGGCGCGTTGAGCACTGGCGATCTGAGCCGCGTCACGGTGACTCGCAAAGGCAAGCGCTATCGGATCGATGTGCCGCATCTTTCCGAGCACGGCCTCGATGCGACGCAGATCAAGCTCGTCGATGGCGACGAGGTGCGCGTGCCGCCGGCCACCGACTACAGCGTCTTCATGATGGGCGAAGTACAAAAGGCGGGTCCGCTGCCATTTCACTCGGATGGCCGTCTGACGTTGGCTCAGGCGCTCGGCGAGGCGGCCGCGAATCCGGCGACGAGCAACCCCGCGCAGGTCTTTCTGGTGCGGCCTGCGTCGGGCAAGGAGGCCATGCAAGTGTTCCATCTCAACGCCCAGACGCCGCTCACGCTGGCGATCGCGCAGCAGTTTCCGCTGCAGCCGAACGACATCGTCTATGTCGACGCGGCCGGTGTCGTGCGCTGGAACCGTGTGATCTCCCAACTGACCGGCAGCGCATCCGCGGCATACGCGGTCGAGCGCGCCGCTTTGGGGAATTGACGATGGGGGCGCTCGTACTCGTCGTGTGTCACGCGAATGTGTGCCGCAGTCCGATGGCGGAAGCGTTGCTCTCGCAGCGACTGCCCGGTTGCAGCATAGGGTCGGCGGGCGTGGCGGCGCTGGATGGTCAGCCTGCCGATCCCGCTGCGTGCGATGCGATGCGCGCCTTCGGCATCGATCTGTCCGCGCATCGCGCGCGGCGCCTCGATAAACGGCTGTGCAGCGAGGCATTGCTGGTGCTCGTGATGGAGAGTGCACAACGGCGCTATATCGAGCAGCAGTTTCCATTTGCACGCGGGCGCGTATTCAACCTTGGGCTACGCATTGACGCAGCCGGTGCGCCCGCCTATTTCGATATTGCCGATCCGTTTCGCGGCACGCGTACCGACTTCGACGCTTGTGCAGCGATTACCGCCGATGCGGTCGAGGTATGGGCCGATCGTATCGAGACGCTGGTTTCACGCGGCGGCCCGGTAATCGCGACTGTTTAAATCTGTATTCCGAATCGAATCATGATGTCCGCGCACGGGGATCGCCCCGATAATCAGACCGAGTTCGACGTCGTCGCTTTGCTCGATACGATCGTCTCGAACCGGTTCCTCATTCTGTTCGTCACCGTCAGCATTGCGTTTGCTGCTGCGGCGTGGTCGTTTCTTGCCCATCCGCTGTACCAGGCCGACATCATGGTGCAAATCGAGGATTCGCCCGGAACGAATACCCCGACGAGCATCGTCGGCGATATCGGGTCGCTGTTCGATATGAAATCGTCGGCGGCGGCCGAGACGCAAATCCTCGCGTCGCGCCTCGTGGTGTCGAACACCGTCGACACGCTGCATCTGTACGTCGATGCCACGGCGAAGCGCTTTCCGGTTGTCGGCGACTTCGTCTCCCGTTTCAATCGGGGGACGGCGAAGCCCGGCGTGTTCGGCGTGGGCGGTTACGCATGGGGACAGGAAAAGATCGACGTGAGCCAATTCGATGTTCCCTCGGACTTTGAAGATGACAAATTCTCGTTGACTGTTGAAACGGGCGGACGTTACCGGTTCAGCGGTGCAGATCTCGATCGACCGATGGACGGCCAGATCGGCGCAACGTCGACGTTCACAACCGCCTACGGTCCCATCGTGTTGACGGTCGATGCCACCAATGCACAGCCGGGCACGCGCTTCACGCTGATTCGCCACTCGCGTTTGAAAACGATCAACGATCTGCAATCCGCACTCGATGTGCAGGAAAAGGTCAAGCAGTCGGGCGTGATCATCGCCAAGCTGACGGGCGGCGACCCTGAGGCGCTACGACGCACGCTGCAGGAAATCGGCAATCAGTATGCACGCCAGAATATCGAGCGAAAGTCGGCGGATGCCGCGCAGTCGCTGTCGTTTCTGCATACGCAGCTTCCCGTGCTCAAGACACGCCTCGACGCAGCCGAAGAGCGTTACACCGCCATGCGCAACGCGAGCGGAACCGTCGATCTTCCCGAAGAAGCGAAGATCAGCCTCCAGCAATCGGCAGAAGCGAAGACCGCGTTGCTGACGTTGCAGCAAAAGCGCGCGGAGCTGGCGACCCGTTTTGGCAGCGCTCATCCGGGCATGGTCGCGATGGACCGGCAGATTGCCGCGCTTCGCCAACAGCAGGATGCGCTCGATCGCTCGCTCGCGAGGCTGCCTGATCTGCAACAGCAGACCGCGCGTCTGATGCTCGACGTCAAGGTCGATACCGATCTCTACACGACGCTTCTGAATAACGCGCAGCAACTGGAGCTGGTCAAGGCCGGCAAGGTGGGCAGCGTGCGCATCGTCGACACGCCGGTTGTGCCGGAGGAACCGGTCAAGCCAAAGCGTCCGATGGTGATCGCAGCGGGGGCGCTCGTGGGCCTGGTGATCGGCCTCGTCTGTGCGTTTGTACGCGATCTGCTATTCAGCGGCGTGACGACGGCCGACGAAATCGAGCGTGGTATCGGGCTCGACGTGCTCGCGTCGATTCCGCTGTCGGCCGCGCAGGGTGCGTTGAACCGCCATGGAAGTTCTGGGGTGAGTAGCCCGCATCTGCTTGCGGAAAAAACGCCCGGCGACGGTGCGATCGAAAGCCTGCGCAGCCTGCGTACCGCGCTGCATGTGTCCCGCTTCGACGGAAAGCCGTCTGTCGTGCTGTTGACCGGGGCTGCACCATCGGCGGGTAAATCGTTCGTCGCAGCGAACCTGGGCGCATTGCTCGCGACCGGCGGCAAGCGCGTGCTGATCATCGACGGTGATATGCGGCGTGGTCATCTCGAGCACTATCTCGGCGCGCGAGCGGCTCCTGGTCTCGCGGAACTGATCGCGGGCGGCATCGACGAGGCGACGGCAGTGCAGCGCCTCGACCATCCGAGGCTCGATTTCATCGCAGCCGGAACGCCGATGCTGCATCCCGACGAGTTGTTGATGTCCGACCGGGTCGCGAGTCTGTTCGATCGTTTTCGCATGTTGTACGACTACGTGCTGGTCGACGCGCCGCCGATGCTCGCCTGCGCGGATGCCGCGCTGCTGGGCAGGGCCGCAAGCATTGTGCTGCTGGTCGCGAAAGCGGGTGAGACGCGCATCGGCGATATGCGGGAGTCGGTCAAGCGTCTCGAGCATGCGGGCGTACGCGCCTCCGGCGTGGTGCTCAATGGCGTGGCGGCACGGACGACGCGTTGTACATACGGCAGCAAGTACGGCAGCTTCCGGTTCACGCAATACGACTACGGCGCGCCGGTCGAACGCGGTCCGCGGCGTGCCTGGTTCGATGCGCTGCGTCGGAAAAGGGGCCGTTAATGCAGCTCGACGAACAATCCGGCTCACGCTATGTGAGGCCCGACACGCGTGGCGTGGGACCGATCGGCGATGCGCAACAGCGTCCGTTGCGCGTCGCGCTCGTGGTCGAAGCAGCAGGCGGCGGTGTCGCGGTGCATCTTGTCGATCTGATCGACGGCCTCGCGGCGAACGGCGTCGAGGTTCATCTGATCGCGCCGCGCGGCCCGCGCTTCGATGCGACGATCCTCAACGCCGATGTGCTTGCGCGCTGCGCGACAGTCACGCGCGTGCCAATGCAACGCAGCGTGTCGTGGCGCGACATGGTGGCGCTGGTGCACGTATTTCGCGCGCTCACGCGGATCAAGCCGGATATCGTTCATGCGCACAGCTCGAAAGCCGGCGTGCTGGCACGACTGTGTTTCGGCGCCTGGAAGCAGGTCTATACGCCGCACGCGGTCTATACGTTGAATCCGTACCTCGCCAGAAACGCACGCCGCTTCTATGGCGCGATCGAATCGCAGCTTGGCCGGACCTTCAGCGATCGGGTCATCGCGGTGTCGGCCGACGAAGCAGAACATTTGCGGCACGAATTGCGTATCCCGAGCGAGCGAATCAGCACGATTTATAACGGCGTGCCGGAATATGCGCGGCTGCCGCGAGCGGCCGCGCGTGATGCGCTCGGCTTGCGCGCGGACGCATTCGTGGTCGGCGTGGTCGGGCGCCTGGAGTTTCAGAAGGGTATCGACAGGCTCGTCAGCCTTGCCGAGCGCTTCTCGACGGAGTCTGCTGGCCGGCTGCAGTTTGCACTGATCGGCGGGGGCGACATCCGGAAGGCCGCGGGCGTCGAAGCGAACCGGCTGCCGTCCGCGCTCCGGTACGTCGGCCGGGTCGTCGATGCGCGGCGCTACTTCAGCGCATTCGATGCGTTCGCGCTGCCGAGCCGCTATGAAGGCTTTCCTTACGTGTATCTCGAAGCGATGGCCGCACGGCTGCCGATCGTGACGACACGCGTCGCCGGCGCCGAGACCCTCGTCGCGGGGGAGGGCATCGGGTTCGTCGTCGCAAACGACGACGACATGCTCGAGTTCGAAGCCGCACTCACGATGCTTCTCGACGATCCCCGCGTGTGCAGCCGCATGGCGGCGAATTGCGCGCGTGCGGTCGAGCGTTACTCCGCGCAACGGATGATCGCCCAAACGCTGAATGTCTATCACGCCATCACTGCGGAGCCAGTGCGATGAAGCAAAGCAAACACGTCGTGCTGCTGCACGCTTATAGCCGACGCAATTCTGGTGATGGATTGCTGGTGGATCTTTCGGTCGCGTTGCTGCGGGAAGCGCTCGGCGAGCGCACCCAGGTGTCGATCGTTGCAGCCGATCCCGCATCGTTTCCCGAGTACGAGGACGTCATTGCGGCGCCGGTGATGGGCTATGCGGGCAGTGCGCGAATCGCCGAAGCGGCGGCCGCGTGCGCGCGCTGGCGCACACGCAGCGTGACGCAACTGCGCGCGCGCCTGCACGACGCCGATCTGATCGTCGGAGTGGGGGGCGGCTATTTGCGAGCCCGTACCGGTGCGGAGGCGCTCAAGCTTGAACTCGGTCATATGCTGCAGATGCGCGCGGCAAGAGCATCGGGCAAACCGGTTGTCTATCTTCCTCAGAGCATCGGGCCCACCTGCGCGGGCTCGTCGGCTAGCTCGTCCGTGTTCGGTGCGCGTCTGAAAGGCCTGCTCGGCGCCTATTCGACGGTATTCGTGCGCGACGACCGTTCGCTGTCACTGCTCGCCAGTACGGGCTGTGCGGTGCGTGCGCCGGATCTCGCGGTTCTTGAATTCGAACGAAGGCACGAGGCTGTACTCGCCAAGGCAGCGCAGCGAAGCAGTTCAGTACGGCATGTGGCGATGGTGCTGCGCGAAGCGCCGAGCTGGGATGCGGCGAAGCGGATGCATTACGCCCGGTCCGTGCAGCGCCTTGCGGAGCTGCTGTGCGGGCAGTGCCGATTGAGCTTCGCGGTACAGAGTACCGGACGTGGAAACGACGATGCCGCGTACTATCGCAGCCTCGGCATCGAAGCGACGCTGCCAGGCCTCAAGCAACTGCTTGCCGACGACACGCCCGACGTCGTCGTATCGGTACGGCTGCATGGCGCGCTGGAGTCGATCCTGCACGGCGTGCCGGCCTTCCATCTGAGCTACGAGCGCAAAGGCTTCGGCGCCTATGGCGATCTGCATATCGACGACTG
The genomic region above belongs to Paraburkholderia edwinii and contains:
- a CDS encoding OpgC domain-containing protein, producing MPTPTSRLIELDFFRGLVLLVIVVDHIGGSILSRFTLHTYAMCDAAEVFVFLGGFATATAYRSLAERHTEAIARQRFLKRALELYRAFLITAVLMLVVTAVLTALRVDAPNLAITDLDDLLDTPAPVLGDLLLFRRQPYLASVLPMYAFFALSVPAVLPLAHSKPWLLLAGSLALWAIAPAVGGMLPIADGAQWDFNPCAWQLMFVLGVLVRCQPVYERISMHRDGWLVTALAITIVAVGAYYKLFIETAPMDGSLKQNLSWLRVSNFLAIAWLTAHMIRAGWAKKLAQRLPWIGQVGRKGLLCFVAGTVISLVVDSLLYKATEGYLNVPLGLVADAVAIGALIAVAKASAPISRVFAPKLDNPSSS
- a CDS encoding polysaccharide biosynthesis/export family protein, with the protein product MRVDTPHQDSAPGQQGVAVTEITPELVSRIGSDAPPIEASDDASALVAAPQPYRIGAADVLSVIVWDHPELVVPNLTYDVGATSGALPVSVGLASQSVPGFAVGHDGTIQFPYVHRLRVAGLTETEAQTLLIGQLKPFIRDPQISLRVVGFRSKKVYVNGEVHAPGLKPITDVPMTLAQALHVADGALSTGDLSRVTVTRKGKRYRIDVPHLSEHGLDATQIKLVDGDEVRVPPATDYSVFMMGEVQKAGPLPFHSDGRLTLAQALGEAAANPATSNPAQVFLVRPASGKEAMQVFHLNAQTPLTLAIAQQFPLQPNDIVYVDAAGVVRWNRVISQLTGSASAAYAVERAALGN
- a CDS encoding glycosyltransferase family 4 protein — translated: MQLDEQSGSRYVRPDTRGVGPIGDAQQRPLRVALVVEAAGGGVAVHLVDLIDGLAANGVEVHLIAPRGPRFDATILNADVLARCATVTRVPMQRSVSWRDMVALVHVFRALTRIKPDIVHAHSSKAGVLARLCFGAWKQVYTPHAVYTLNPYLARNARRFYGAIESQLGRTFSDRVIAVSADEAEHLRHELRIPSERISTIYNGVPEYARLPRAAARDALGLRADAFVVGVVGRLEFQKGIDRLVSLAERFSTESAGRLQFALIGGGDIRKAAGVEANRLPSALRYVGRVVDARRYFSAFDAFALPSRYEGFPYVYLEAMAARLPIVTTRVAGAETLVAGEGIGFVVANDDDMLEFEAALTMLLDDPRVCSRMAANCARAVERYSAQRMIAQTLNVYHAITAEPVR
- a CDS encoding polysaccharide biosynthesis tyrosine autokinase, producing the protein MMSAHGDRPDNQTEFDVVALLDTIVSNRFLILFVTVSIAFAAAAWSFLAHPLYQADIMVQIEDSPGTNTPTSIVGDIGSLFDMKSSAAAETQILASRLVVSNTVDTLHLYVDATAKRFPVVGDFVSRFNRGTAKPGVFGVGGYAWGQEKIDVSQFDVPSDFEDDKFSLTVETGGRYRFSGADLDRPMDGQIGATSTFTTAYGPIVLTVDATNAQPGTRFTLIRHSRLKTINDLQSALDVQEKVKQSGVIIAKLTGGDPEALRRTLQEIGNQYARQNIERKSADAAQSLSFLHTQLPVLKTRLDAAEERYTAMRNASGTVDLPEEAKISLQQSAEAKTALLTLQQKRAELATRFGSAHPGMVAMDRQIAALRQQQDALDRSLARLPDLQQQTARLMLDVKVDTDLYTTLLNNAQQLELVKAGKVGSVRIVDTPVVPEEPVKPKRPMVIAAGALVGLVIGLVCAFVRDLLFSGVTTADEIERGIGLDVLASIPLSAAQGALNRHGSSGVSSPHLLAEKTPGDGAIESLRSLRTALHVSRFDGKPSVVLLTGAAPSAGKSFVAANLGALLATGGKRVLIIDGDMRRGHLEHYLGARAAPGLAELIAGGIDEATAVQRLDHPRLDFIAAGTPMLHPDELLMSDRVASLFDRFRMLYDYVLVDAPPMLACADAALLGRAASIVLLVAKAGETRIGDMRESVKRLEHAGVRASGVVLNGVAARTTRCTYGSKYGSFRFTQYDYGAPVERGPRRAWFDALRRKRGR
- a CDS encoding polysaccharide pyruvyl transferase family protein, which codes for MKQSKHVVLLHAYSRRNSGDGLLVDLSVALLREALGERTQVSIVAADPASFPEYEDVIAAPVMGYAGSARIAEAAAACARWRTRSVTQLRARLHDADLIVGVGGGYLRARTGAEALKLELGHMLQMRAARASGKPVVYLPQSIGPTCAGSSASSSVFGARLKGLLGAYSTVFVRDDRSLSLLASTGCAVRAPDLAVLEFERRHEAVLAKAAQRSSSVRHVAMVLREAPSWDAAKRMHYARSVQRLAELLCGQCRLSFAVQSTGRGNDDAAYYRSLGIEATLPGLKQLLADDTPDVVVSVRLHGALESILHGVPAFHLSYERKGFGAYGDLHIDDWVANAASFDPDAVVQRIFRDDAIPSFWHAAAGGLDAVRASRTRIVETLRRAAQPD
- a CDS encoding low molecular weight protein-tyrosine-phosphatase; this encodes MGALVLVVCHANVCRSPMAEALLSQRLPGCSIGSAGVAALDGQPADPAACDAMRAFGIDLSAHRARRLDKRLCSEALLVLVMESAQRRYIEQQFPFARGRVFNLGLRIDAAGAPAYFDIADPFRGTRTDFDACAAITADAVEVWADRIETLVSRGGPVIATV